The proteins below come from a single Armatimonadota bacterium genomic window:
- a CDS encoding HIT domain-containing protein, producing the protein MNENLWAPWRMKYIERAGGSGNIFVDLPAEQDDRKNFILYRGQFCFMILNAYPYTSGHLMVATYRQTNELPSMSDDELLEINQLLAKAVRWLKTAFNPDGFNIGVNIGSAAGAGIPIHLHWHVVPRWGGDTNFMTTVGEVRVMPLTLEETYDKLTEIIRNDP; encoded by the coding sequence ATGAACGAGAATCTCTGGGCCCCTTGGAGAATGAAATACATCGAAAGGGCCGGAGGCTCCGGAAATATTTTCGTCGATCTGCCCGCCGAACAGGATGACCGCAAAAACTTCATCCTGTATCGCGGGCAGTTTTGCTTCATGATCCTCAACGCCTACCCGTACACCAGCGGGCACCTGATGGTGGCGACCTACCGCCAAACCAACGAACTGCCCTCGATGTCTGACGACGAACTGCTGGAGATCAACCAACTCCTGGCCAAAGCTGTTCGATGGCTAAAGACCGCCTTTAATCCTGACGGATTCAACATCGGCGTCAATATCGGAAGCGCCGCCGGGGCCGGAATCCCCATCCACCTGCACTGGCACGTCGTCCCGCGTTGGGGCGGTGATACGAATTTCATGACGACGGTAGGAGAGGTCCGCGTCATGCCCCTCACGCTCGAAGAAACTTACGACAAACTAACCGAGATCATCCGAAATGACCCTTGA